The genome window GAGCGCATTAGATGCTGAGTCAGAAAGACTAGTGCAGCAAGCGCTTGAAGTAGCAATGAAAGGACGAACCACTATTGTGATTGCACATCGACTGGCGACTGTGAAGAAAGCTGACAGGATTGTAGTGATTGAAGATGGTCGCATTGTTGAGATCGGTGACCATGCTAGTCTTGTCAATAACAAAGGACTGTACTCACACTTAGCTAAATTACAATTTACTGATGCCTGATCTTCAACACTCCCATACCCCAATCGACATCACTGCCCTTAAGGACTATTTCTTAGGACTGCAAGATCGTATTACTAGTGCCATGAGTGCTTTAGATGGCAAAGCCTTTGTGGCGGATGAGTGGCATAAGCCAGAAGAGAGCAAACTCAAAGGCTATGGTCGTACGTGCACTTTGGATGGTGGCAATATCCTGGAAAAAGGGGGAGTAGGCTTTTCGCATGTACGGGGTGATCAAATGCCCCCATCAGCCTCCCATCACCGCCCTGAAGTGGCCGGTCGCCGTTTTGAAGCGCTGGGGGTCTCTTTAGTCTTTCATCCTCATAATCCCAACGTTCCCACCACCCATATGAATGTGCGCTGCTTTATTGCCCAAGCAGAGGGCAAAGAGCCGGTTTGGTGGTTTGGCGGTGGCTTTGATCTAACTCCCTACTATGGCGTAGATCAAGACTGTCAGCATTTTCATCAAAGTGCTAAAGAGGCTTTAGATCCATTTGGAGAACCACTCTATCCACGCTTTAAACAGTGGTGTGACGAGTACTTTTACTTAAAGCATCGTGAGGAGCCTAGAGGGATTGGCGGAGTCTTTTTTGACGACTTTAATGAGCTAGGCTTTGAGCAAAGCTTTGCCATGACGAGAGCTGTCGGTGATGCTTTTATCAAGGCTTACCTGCCGATTATGCAGCGGCGCTATCAAGACCCTTTTACCCCCGAACAAAAAGCCTTTCAGGAATATCGCCGGGGGCGCTATGTCGAGTACAACCTCTTATTTGATCGAGGCACCATCTTTGGTCTGCACTCGGGGGGTCGTACTG of Polynucleobacter sp. AP-Titi-500A-B4 contains these proteins:
- the hemF gene encoding oxygen-dependent coproporphyrinogen oxidase; the encoded protein is MPDLQHSHTPIDITALKDYFLGLQDRITSAMSALDGKAFVADEWHKPEESKLKGYGRTCTLDGGNILEKGGVGFSHVRGDQMPPSASHHRPEVAGRRFEALGVSLVFHPHNPNVPTTHMNVRCFIAQAEGKEPVWWFGGGFDLTPYYGVDQDCQHFHQSAKEALDPFGEPLYPRFKQWCDEYFYLKHREEPRGIGGVFFDDFNELGFEQSFAMTRAVGDAFIKAYLPIMQRRYQDPFTPEQKAFQEYRRGRYVEYNLLFDRGTIFGLHSGGRTESILMSMPPVVQWWYNYQPQPGTPEAKLYDYYLKPRDWLGSPAV